A window of the Mucilaginibacter sp. cycad4 genome harbors these coding sequences:
- a CDS encoding phosphatidylinositol-specific phospholipase C/glycerophosphodiester phosphodiesterase family protein — MQAAFCHKHLKFVFFVILTLRAVTCLAQNSPLSKGFAHNDYWHDRPLYDALDNGFQNVEADIYLRDGELLVAHILPAFQKKRTLEQLYLNPLFDCHQGKNREVVYPLSPITLMIDIKSDADKTYAKLSEVLKRYAPMLSSYDNGRITEGSVTIVITGNKPYKMLKAQKQRYAFIDEDLMQVRTDTVSNTVYKTASCKYSRLLSWTGNGPIPENQKQLLRDYVAAAHQYKKRVRLWASPENKEVWRALLECEVDLINTDHLAELREFLMAGQEPIRYAKVNSK, encoded by the coding sequence ATGCAAGCAGCATTTTGCCACAAGCACCTGAAATTTGTGTTTTTTGTTATCCTGACACTGAGAGCCGTCACCTGCCTGGCTCAAAACAGCCCCCTCTCCAAAGGTTTCGCCCACAATGACTATTGGCATGACCGCCCTTTATACGATGCCTTGGATAATGGCTTTCAAAATGTGGAGGCCGATATTTATTTGCGCGACGGCGAATTACTGGTTGCGCATATCCTGCCTGCCTTTCAAAAGAAACGTACCCTGGAGCAGCTTTATTTAAACCCATTGTTTGATTGCCATCAGGGCAAGAACAGAGAAGTGGTGTACCCTTTATCGCCTATCACCCTCATGATCGATATTAAATCAGACGCTGATAAAACATATGCTAAGCTATCGGAAGTTTTAAAACGTTATGCACCCATGCTGTCGAGCTATGATAACGGCAGAATAACCGAAGGGAGCGTAACCATTGTTATAACCGGTAACAAGCCTTATAAAATGCTTAAGGCGCAAAAACAGCGCTATGCTTTTATTGATGAAGACTTGATGCAGGTGCGTACCGACACAGTTTCAAACACTGTTTATAAAACGGCCAGCTGCAAATATTCACGCTTGCTTAGCTGGACAGGCAACGGCCCGATACCTGAAAATCAAAAACAATTGCTACGCGATTACGTAGCTGCAGCACACCAATATAAAAAGCGGGTACGCTTGTGGGCTTCGCCCGAAAATAAGGAAGTATGGCGGGCTTTGCTTGAATGTGAAGTTGACCTGATCAATACCGATCATTTAGCCGAATTGAGGGAATTTCTGATGGCGGGACAGGAACCGATAAGATATGCGAAGGTGAACAGCAAGTGA
- a CDS encoding glutamate--tRNA ligase family protein encodes MTSTPTHLNKTRIAPTPSGFLHVGNILSFAITAALARKHGAKILLRIDDLDRARVTPEYLTDIFDTLQFLEIPWDEGPRDADDFEVNFSQLQRMHLYNDALEQLAAGGFVFACTCSRRELNEVGLCACFDKHIPLNTPEASWRLLTNCTVLEVKDYNGATIKAQLPAEMENFIVRKKDGFPAYQLTSVIDDLFYGIDLIVRGDDLWPSTLAQIELAVVLGKPTFNNTVFYHHPLLLEAPGKKLSKSAGSTSVRYLRQEGRSVAEVFELISDLLALSGRAINWQQLAGLILS; translated from the coding sequence TTGACAAGCACACCAACACATTTAAATAAAACCCGCATAGCACCAACGCCAAGCGGGTTTTTGCACGTGGGTAATATCCTGTCGTTTGCTATCACCGCGGCACTGGCCCGCAAACATGGCGCAAAAATATTATTGCGGATTGATGATCTTGACCGGGCAAGGGTTACCCCGGAATATTTAACTGATATTTTTGATACTCTTCAATTTCTGGAGATCCCATGGGATGAAGGCCCGCGGGACGCGGACGATTTTGAAGTCAATTTTTCGCAGCTTCAAAGGATGCATTTGTACAACGATGCTCTTGAGCAATTAGCAGCCGGCGGTTTTGTTTTTGCCTGCACCTGTTCGCGCAGGGAGCTTAATGAGGTGGGGTTATGTGCTTGTTTTGATAAACATATCCCGTTAAATACTCCGGAAGCAAGCTGGCGCTTACTCACCAATTGCACTGTATTGGAAGTAAAGGATTATAACGGCGCAACTATCAAGGCGCAATTACCTGCCGAAATGGAAAATTTCATTGTCAGGAAAAAGGATGGCTTCCCGGCTTACCAGCTTACATCAGTTATTGACGACCTGTTTTATGGGATCGATCTGATTGTAAGGGGAGATGATCTCTGGCCCTCAACACTGGCCCAAATTGAACTTGCTGTTGTACTGGGTAAGCCTACTTTCAACAATACAGTATTTTATCATCATCCTTTATTGCTTGAAGCACCCGGGAAAAAACTATCCAAATCGGCTGGCTCAACATCGGTTAGATATTTGAGGCAGGAGGGCAGGAGCGTCGCAGAAGTATTTGAGCTTATTTCGGATCTGTTAGCACTTTCCGGCAGGGCAATTAACTGGCAGCAGCTTGCCGGGTTAATCCTTAGCTAA
- a CDS encoding SDR family oxidoreductase, which produces MRFLPNGKWNRVFTGEICGVKKRINIMNNQIENKSSLNGKRVIILGGSTGIGFATAKAAAAEGAKVVIVSGNQSKINNALRQLPERAEGYAVDLAHEQNIQAFFEQAGNFDHLIYTAAENLNLNNINETDIEAARQFFNLRYWGAYAAVKYGTPFMNAGGSVNLTGGTAGSRPASGWSIASSICGAMEGLVRALAVELAPIRVNAVIPGVIDTNLWDSLPAENKEGLYNWAKDTLLLGRVGHADDVALAFVYLMKQNFGTGLNLVVDGGTLLV; this is translated from the coding sequence ATTCGCTTTTTACCAAATGGTAAGTGGAACCGGGTTTTTACGGGGGAAATTTGTGGTGTCAAAAAAAGAATAAACATCATGAATAATCAAATTGAAAACAAATCGTCATTAAATGGCAAACGGGTGATTATATTGGGAGGCAGTACTGGTATAGGCTTCGCGACGGCAAAAGCCGCCGCTGCCGAAGGAGCAAAAGTTGTGATAGTTTCAGGCAATCAAAGTAAGATCAATAATGCATTGAGACAGTTGCCGGAACGTGCCGAAGGTTATGCTGTTGACCTCGCCCATGAACAAAACATACAGGCCTTTTTTGAGCAGGCAGGTAATTTTGATCACCTAATTTATACCGCTGCCGAAAACCTTAACTTGAATAACATCAATGAAACGGATATTGAGGCTGCACGTCAGTTTTTTAATCTCCGTTACTGGGGCGCCTATGCAGCTGTTAAATACGGCACCCCGTTCATGAATGCGGGCGGTTCGGTAAATCTTACCGGTGGTACAGCCGGCAGCAGACCAGCTTCCGGCTGGTCGATAGCCAGTAGCATTTGCGGTGCTATGGAAGGTCTGGTAAGGGCATTGGCCGTTGAATTAGCCCCTATACGTGTAAATGCAGTAATACCCGGCGTAATTGATACTAACCTTTGGGATAGCCTGCCTGCCGAAAATAAAGAAGGGCTTTACAATTGGGCAAAAGATACCCTGCTGCTCGGTCGTGTTGGTCATGCAGATGACGTTGCCCTCGCTTTTGTTTATCTTATGAAACAAAATTTCGGCACCGGATTGAATTTAGTTGTTGATGGCGGCACATTGCTGGTATAA
- a CDS encoding SMUG2 DNA glycosylase family protein has product MTFADRVIQFNEQLTYTGDPLPAGIRIMNPFKEHPQTMRIVDAFYHKYYNDNRQRHIILGINPGRFGGGLTGIPFTDPKRLIAECHINYEGKMSHEPSSVFVYEVINAFGGPETFYKQIYINSPCPLGFTSIDANGKEKNYNYYDSKELTRAVYHFMIENIRKQIDLGINTEKCFCFGTGKNETFLRKLNNEYHFFGEIIALEHPRFIMQYKTASKQFYIDKYLAAFESIAG; this is encoded by the coding sequence ATGACATTTGCAGACAGGGTAATTCAATTCAATGAACAGCTAACCTACACCGGCGATCCTTTACCGGCTGGTATCCGCATCATGAACCCTTTTAAAGAGCATCCGCAAACCATGCGCATTGTTGATGCTTTTTATCATAAGTATTACAACGATAACCGGCAGCGCCATATCATTTTGGGTATTAATCCCGGCAGGTTTGGCGGTGGTTTAACCGGGATCCCTTTCACCGATCCTAAAAGGCTTATTGCGGAATGTCATATCAACTATGAGGGCAAAATGTCGCATGAGCCATCTTCTGTATTTGTTTACGAGGTGATCAATGCCTTTGGCGGCCCGGAAACTTTTTATAAGCAGATCTATATCAACTCACCCTGTCCGCTTGGTTTTACCAGTATCGATGCCAATGGCAAGGAAAAGAACTATAATTATTACGACAGCAAGGAATTAACCCGCGCCGTTTACCATTTCATGATCGAAAACATCCGCAAGCAGATTGATCTGGGCATTAATACCGAAAAATGCTTTTGTTTTGGTACCGGTAAGAATGAGACATTTTTACGCAAGCTGAATAATGAATACCATTTCTTTGGCGAAATCATAGCATTGGAACATCCGCGCTTTATCATGCAATATAAAACAGCAAGCAAGCAATTTTATATTGACAAATATCTTGCAGCTTTTGAAAGTATTGCAGGATAA
- a CDS encoding nucleoside hydrolase, whose translation MTKSKFLSFLLFLFISPIISKGQSTANNKLISPRIRVIMDNDFGGDPDGLFALTHLVLSPSVEVRGIIGSHLNANDGFDKSKTQADNAVKEATKLLTVLKLKDRFPVTAGSNTAMINDSTPVKSKAVDLIIKEASRTDTSLPLYILCGAGLTEIASAVLTEPKIADKVTLVWIGGPEYSDLALPPPNYSSPEYNLNIDINAARAVFNHSQLKLWQIPRDGYRQAILPYSELQLKIKPQGEAGRYLTGVLETLMGRIQQYHLNLGETYILGDSPLVLLTALQSSFEADPSSSEYVLKPCPLINAKGGYDYNAYGRNIRVYRRLDINLMFNDFFAKLELNK comes from the coding sequence ATGACCAAAAGCAAGTTTTTATCATTCCTGCTCTTTTTGTTTATTTCCCCAATTATTTCAAAGGGGCAATCGACAGCCAATAACAAACTGATATCACCCCGCATCAGGGTAATTATGGATAATGATTTTGGCGGTGACCCGGATGGTTTGTTCGCCCTAACACATCTCGTACTATCTCCATCGGTTGAGGTAAGGGGTATTATCGGTTCACACTTAAACGCTAACGATGGATTTGACAAATCAAAAACCCAGGCCGATAACGCGGTAAAAGAAGCTACCAAACTATTAACCGTTTTAAAACTTAAAGACCGCTTCCCGGTTACGGCCGGCTCTAATACCGCCATGATTAATGACAGCACCCCTGTAAAAAGCAAGGCTGTTGATTTGATCATCAAAGAAGCTTCACGTACAGATACCTCCCTGCCACTTTACATTCTTTGCGGCGCAGGGCTTACCGAAATAGCATCGGCAGTATTAACCGAGCCCAAAATTGCCGATAAGGTGACCCTGGTATGGATAGGCGGACCTGAATACAGTGACCTTGCCCTGCCCCCGCCTAATTACAGCAGCCCCGAGTATAACCTCAATATTGATATCAATGCGGCGAGGGCTGTGTTTAACCACTCACAATTAAAGCTTTGGCAGATCCCGAGAGATGGATACCGCCAGGCCATATTGCCGTACTCTGAATTGCAACTTAAAATAAAGCCGCAGGGCGAGGCCGGTAGATACCTGACCGGCGTACTTGAAACCTTGATGGGCCGCATTCAGCAATATCATCTTAACTTAGGCGAAACCTATATTTTAGGCGATAGTCCGCTGGTATTGCTTACCGCATTGCAATCATCATTTGAGGCCGATCCCTCATCAAGCGAATATGTATTAAAGCCCTGTCCGCTTATTAATGCGAAGGGCGGGTACGATTACAATGCCTATGGCCGTAACATCCGGGTTTACCGCAGGCTGGATATCAACCTGATGTTTAATGACTTTTTTGCCAAGCTGGAGTTAAATAAGTAA
- a CDS encoding DUF5597 domain-containing protein encodes MLKIIHKKAQYTLLLTALLFAGSKIQAQNNDSSLPRLIEKNGRHAFWVDGKPFLMLGGQAHNSSAWPALMPGVWKSAEIMHLNTLEVPLYWEQIEPEPGKFNFSLVDTLLTQARQHNVHLVLLWFGTWKNGSNHYIPEWMKRDAEKYPNITGKTGKPIDSPSPHPKATLDADIKAFSAVMRYLKKADAQHTVIMVQVENEPGSWDTVRDYSAKAQKLFEADVPAELLKPAILKALNVPATSKGSWLQVFGDRADEHFQAWSIARFIEQVAAAGKAEYPLPLYVNVALRDPLTNPPATHYESGGATDNVIPIWKAAAPSIDLLAPDIYLSGSERVLKVIDLYSRADNTLFVPEAGLIADNAKYFYDVLAHGGIGFSPFGIDDNGDSSNDEHLAERLAPFAQEYEMAAPMMRELAQWAFEDKIKAVVEHEDGTEQTIKLGAWDAVIKFGNGRGGELKPNKEHNGKAMIITLDENKFIMTGTNCRVTFPPAGSATGKAWQYLKVEEGQYDHGVFKSLRILNGDETDWGGPAIGDKPRVLHISLVVR; translated from the coding sequence ATGCTTAAAATAATTCACAAAAAAGCTCAATATACGCTCTTGCTTACTGCATTGCTATTTGCAGGGAGCAAAATCCAGGCTCAAAACAATGATTCGTCGTTACCCAGGCTAATCGAAAAAAATGGCAGGCATGCGTTTTGGGTCGATGGCAAACCGTTTTTGATGCTGGGCGGACAGGCACATAACTCAAGCGCATGGCCCGCTTTGATGCCGGGTGTATGGAAATCGGCTGAGATAATGCACCTTAACACGCTCGAAGTACCCCTTTATTGGGAGCAGATAGAACCAGAACCCGGGAAGTTTAATTTTTCGCTGGTAGATACCCTGCTTACGCAAGCCCGGCAGCATAATGTACACCTGGTATTATTGTGGTTTGGCACCTGGAAAAATGGCAGCAATCATTACATACCCGAATGGATGAAGCGTGATGCCGAAAAATATCCAAACATCACCGGTAAAACGGGCAAGCCCATTGATTCGCCTTCTCCGCACCCGAAAGCTACTTTAGATGCTGATATTAAAGCGTTTTCGGCAGTTATGCGATACTTGAAAAAGGCTGATGCGCAGCATACCGTTATTATGGTACAGGTTGAAAATGAACCCGGCTCTTGGGATACTGTTCGCGATTACTCGGCTAAGGCGCAAAAACTGTTTGAGGCCGATGTGCCCGCCGAACTGTTAAAACCGGCCATACTGAAAGCCCTGAATGTACCTGCAACTTCAAAAGGTTCGTGGCTACAAGTTTTTGGCGACAGGGCCGACGAACATTTCCAGGCCTGGTCAATAGCCCGCTTTATTGAGCAGGTTGCTGCCGCCGGCAAAGCTGAATATCCGTTACCGCTGTACGTAAATGTTGCACTTCGTGACCCGCTTACCAATCCACCTGCAACCCATTATGAAAGCGGTGGCGCAACAGATAATGTGATCCCCATTTGGAAAGCTGCTGCGCCATCCATCGATTTGCTTGCTCCCGATATTTACCTGTCGGGAAGTGAAAGAGTATTGAAGGTAATTGATTTATATTCACGTGCAGATAATACCCTTTTTGTACCCGAAGCCGGTTTAATCGCCGATAATGCCAAATATTTTTATGATGTTCTTGCTCATGGCGGCATCGGTTTCTCGCCTTTTGGGATAGATGATAATGGCGATAGCTCAAACGATGAACACCTCGCCGAGCGTCTTGCTCCTTTTGCACAGGAATATGAAATGGCAGCACCAATGATGCGGGAGCTGGCCCAATGGGCCTTTGAAGACAAGATCAAAGCCGTTGTTGAACATGAAGACGGTACAGAGCAAACTATAAAGCTTGGTGCCTGGGATGCTGTTATAAAATTTGGTAACGGCCGGGGAGGTGAACTTAAGCCCAATAAAGAGCATAACGGCAAAGCTATGATAATTACCCTTGATGAAAATAAATTTATCATGACCGGGACCAACTGCCGGGTTACCTTCCCTCCAGCAGGTAGCGCCACCGGCAAGGCATGGCAATACCTTAAGGTTGAAGAAGGCCAATATGATCACGGCGTATTTAAATCGCTTCGAATCCTAAATGGTGATGAAACAGACTGGGGCGGCCCGGCAATTGGAGATAAGCCGAGGGTGCTGCATATTTCGTTGGTGGTGAGGTAA
- a CDS encoding alpha-glucosidase → MNVPYTRFTAFVVFMFSSLLGSAQNITDTVNRKWWKEAVVYQVYPRSFKDNDGDGIGDLKGIISKLDYIKSLGVDVVWLNPIYSSPNDDNGYDVSDYRSIMKDFGTMDDFDTLLKGMHSRGIKLVMDLVVNHSSDEHEWFKQSRSSRNNPYREYYHWWNAEKGKPPYRYSLFDVNHDAWRYDSLTNAYYLHYFSRKQPDLNWENPKLRNEVYGIMKFWADKGIDGFRLDAFQFAAKDTTFPAFPKGFEKNFTQYYGMQGNLHGYLQEMNRAVLSKYNVMSVAEGAGNTFEDAHNLVDADRNELNMAYAFEGVDIAKPEGYSIIHLKQVFTKWDSAFAAKGWLSVFLANHDQARLVSRFGNDSPEFRAVSSKMLTTFLLTMRGTPYYYNGDELGMTNAGFTTINEYRDVQTLNEYQRQKNIGSDLPAYLKRIAFESRDNGRTPFQWNSTANAGFTTGTPWIKVNPNYKSINAAAQEKDASSTLNYFRRMVKLRKDNPVLVYGKYTLLDAQNPDTYAYTRELDGKKLLVLLNFRDKTTSAQTGIDLKDATVLIGNYQKPSKNGRLMPYEAVVYEVK, encoded by the coding sequence ATGAATGTACCTTACACTCGTTTTACTGCTTTTGTTGTTTTTATGTTTAGCTCCCTTTTAGGATCTGCCCAAAACATAACAGATACCGTCAACCGCAAATGGTGGAAAGAGGCTGTAGTTTACCAGGTTTATCCCCGCAGTTTTAAGGATAACGACGGAGATGGCATCGGCGATTTGAAAGGCATTATCTCCAAACTTGATTATATCAAAAGCCTTGGAGTAGATGTTGTATGGCTTAACCCCATTTATAGTTCCCCCAATGATGATAACGGGTATGATGTAAGCGATTACCGCAGCATCATGAAGGATTTTGGGACTATGGATGATTTTGACACATTGTTGAAGGGGATGCATTCCCGTGGTATTAAACTGGTTATGGACCTGGTTGTAAACCATAGCAGCGATGAGCACGAATGGTTTAAACAAAGCCGGAGCTCGCGGAACAATCCATACCGTGAATATTACCACTGGTGGAATGCCGAAAAGGGCAAACCTCCTTATCGTTACAGTTTATTTGATGTAAATCATGATGCCTGGCGATATGATTCGCTCACTAATGCCTACTACCTGCACTATTTTTCGCGCAAGCAGCCCGACCTTAACTGGGAAAACCCCAAGCTTAGGAATGAAGTGTACGGTATTATGAAGTTTTGGGCTGATAAGGGGATTGATGGTTTCAGGCTGGATGCCTTCCAGTTTGCTGCAAAGGATACTACTTTCCCGGCTTTCCCAAAAGGGTTTGAAAAAAACTTTACGCAATACTACGGTATGCAGGGTAATTTGCATGGCTACCTGCAGGAAATGAACAGGGCGGTGCTCAGCAAATACAATGTAATGAGTGTGGCCGAAGGTGCCGGCAATACATTTGAAGATGCGCATAATTTGGTTGATGCCGATAGGAATGAATTAAATATGGCTTATGCTTTTGAGGGGGTGGATATAGCCAAACCCGAAGGCTATAGCATAATTCATTTAAAACAGGTGTTTACCAAATGGGATAGTGCCTTTGCGGCAAAAGGCTGGCTTTCGGTGTTCCTGGCCAATCATGACCAGGCCCGGCTGGTAAGCAGGTTTGGCAATGATAGCCCGGAATTTAGGGCGGTATCATCAAAAATGCTGACTACTTTTTTGCTGACCATGCGGGGGACGCCCTATTATTATAATGGCGATGAACTGGGCATGACAAATGCCGGTTTCACCACAATTAATGAGTACAGGGATGTACAAACATTGAACGAATACCAGCGACAGAAAAATATCGGATCAGATTTACCGGCATATTTAAAACGGATAGCCTTTGAAAGCCGCGATAACGGTCGTACACCATTCCAGTGGAACAGCACCGCCAATGCCGGTTTTACTACCGGTACGCCCTGGATAAAGGTAAATCCCAATTATAAAAGCATCAATGCTGCTGCGCAGGAAAAAGACGCCAGCAGTACTTTAAACTATTTTAGGCGAATGGTGAAGCTGCGCAAAGATAATCCGGTACTGGTATACGGAAAATATACATTGCTCGATGCGCAAAACCCCGATACTTATGCTTACACCAGGGAATTAGATGGTAAAAAGCTGCTTGTGCTACTGAACTTTAGGGATAAAACGACTTCGGCTCAAACAGGCATTGATCTAAAGGATGCGACTGTTTTAATCGGTAACTATCAAAAGCCATCAAAAAACGGTAGGCTTATGCCATATGAAGCGGTTGTTTATGAGGTGAAGTAG
- a CDS encoding BamA/TamA family outer membrane protein yields MHHKIQHKISSLFLKTFLFILFTAITAHAFGQVPVPADSVKADSLRIKEKVIQPAKPTDTLYKQYDFGDLVRNILHPGRPAESPNKKSSGITIIPNVASNPTIGSQIGIKAVAGKKLGNDPNTLLSVAATSASITTKGIIYFYINHNIYTPGNKWNFQGSLVAAKTVSPDYGLGIGQASSGSEADQVLANPGRKGRALHSQFYNIREKVYKEINKGLFLGAGASFDIRRKIEDTKSTTDLTPYNIYSDRHGFARDHYAANGLLFNLQYTTRDNQNRAYRGIYVDAGFRVNQSWMGSSKDAVQFTTDFRKYFSLSETNPEHVVAFWNWGSYLISGNIPYLELPGTGKDPSFRSGRGYVVQYFKGTQYNYSEVEYRFPILRNKFVSGVAFANLQTTNDESGTKIFQQWQPGYGGGLRVLFNKATRTNLCLDYAFGRYGSKGFFLGLNEAF; encoded by the coding sequence GTGCATCACAAAATACAACATAAAATTTCCTCCCTGTTTTTAAAGACGTTTTTATTCATACTATTTACGGCCATAACGGCACATGCCTTTGGCCAGGTACCCGTACCTGCCGATTCGGTAAAGGCCGATTCCCTGCGCATTAAAGAAAAAGTAATACAGCCGGCCAAGCCCACCGATACTTTATATAAACAATATGACTTTGGCGACCTGGTGCGTAACATACTTCATCCCGGCCGGCCGGCGGAATCCCCCAATAAAAAGTCATCGGGGATTACCATCATACCCAACGTGGCATCCAATCCAACCATCGGGTCACAAATTGGGATCAAGGCCGTAGCCGGAAAAAAATTAGGAAACGATCCAAATACCCTGTTATCGGTAGCAGCTACTTCGGCTTCTATTACCACCAAGGGCATCATTTATTTTTATATTAACCACAACATATACACACCGGGTAATAAATGGAATTTCCAGGGCAGTTTGGTTGCAGCCAAAACGGTTTCGCCCGATTACGGTTTGGGAATTGGCCAGGCATCAAGCGGCAGCGAAGCCGACCAGGTGCTGGCCAATCCCGGGCGTAAAGGCAGGGCGCTGCATTCGCAATTTTATAATATCCGCGAGAAGGTATACAAAGAAATTAATAAGGGGTTATTTTTAGGTGCGGGCGCTTCTTTTGATATCAGGCGAAAAATTGAGGATACCAAATCAACAACTGATCTTACCCCATACAATATCTATAGCGACCGCCATGGATTTGCCCGCGACCATTATGCTGCTAACGGCTTGCTTTTTAACTTACAATACACTACACGCGACAATCAAAACCGGGCCTACAGAGGGATTTATGTCGATGCCGGCTTCCGCGTTAATCAAAGCTGGATGGGAAGTTCCAAAGACGCGGTGCAGTTTACTACCGATTTCAGGAAGTATTTCAGCCTGTCGGAAACAAACCCCGAACATGTTGTTGCCTTTTGGAACTGGGGGTCATACCTGATCAGCGGCAACATCCCTTACCTTGAGCTGCCCGGCACCGGCAAAGATCCCAGCTTCCGGAGCGGCAGGGGTTATGTAGTACAATATTTTAAGGGTACGCAATACAACTACTCTGAAGTGGAATACCGTTTCCCGATACTGCGGAATAAATTTGTGAGTGGCGTGGCATTTGCCAACCTGCAAACAACCAATGATGAGTCGGGCACCAAAATATTTCAGCAATGGCAGCCGGGCTATGGCGGCGGCCTGCGCGTATTATTTAATAAAGCAACACGCACCAATCTTTGCCTTGATTACGCCTTTGGCAGATATGGGTCAAAAGGGTTTTTTCTGGGCTTGAATGAGGCGTTTTAA